Proteins from a single region of Runella sp. SP2:
- a CDS encoding MbnP family protein, translating into MKNILFVVGLFICSPLFAQKTGSLTLQFHNKVGTEEVVLNDKKYTNALGESFNITFLQYYVSNLRLLRKDGSAYVVPQDESYFLIRQQHPESQKITLNNVPKGDYVGMSFVIGVDSLRSASEVSKRKGCLDVGGDGKDMYWAWNSGYIFVKMEGTSAQIPLTGNRKEPIFLYHIGLFGGMGDKKTLNNIKVASLNFGKEKVKIKADKNVALGITTDVSKLFTGTTNVSFAANPTVMAGPYSAKIADNYASMFSYEGIQK; encoded by the coding sequence ATGAAAAATATTCTTTTCGTGGTAGGGCTTTTCATTTGTTCTCCACTTTTTGCCCAAAAAACAGGTTCGCTTACCCTCCAATTTCACAATAAAGTGGGTACGGAAGAGGTCGTTCTTAATGACAAAAAATATACCAATGCCTTGGGTGAGTCGTTCAACATCACTTTTTTGCAATACTATGTTAGCAACCTTCGCTTGCTTCGCAAAGACGGCAGCGCGTATGTTGTTCCCCAAGACGAAAGTTACTTTTTGATTCGCCAACAGCACCCAGAATCACAGAAAATCACCCTCAACAATGTCCCCAAAGGTGATTACGTAGGCATGAGCTTTGTGATTGGCGTTGACAGCCTTCGCAGTGCTTCTGAAGTAAGCAAACGCAAAGGTTGCTTAGACGTGGGCGGCGATGGCAAGGACATGTATTGGGCGTGGAATTCGGGCTATATTTTTGTTAAAATGGAAGGAACATCCGCCCAAATTCCGCTCACAGGCAACCGCAAAGAACCCATTTTCTTGTACCACATTGGTCTTTTTGGCGGGATGGGCGACAAGAAAACGTTGAACAATATCAAAGTTGCGTCGTTGAATTTTGGCAAAGAAAAAGTAAAAATCAAAGCCGACAAAAACGTGGCGCTTGGCATTACTACCGATGTTTCTAAACTATTTACGGGCACTACGAACGTAAGTTTTGCCGCCAATCCGACGGTGATGGCGGGGCCTTATTCGGCCAAAATTGCGGATAATTACGCTTCCATGTTTTCATACGAAGGCATTCAAAAATAA
- a CDS encoding aldehyde dehydrogenase (NADP(+)), which yields MYQDATISEINEAMQRAYAAFLEYRHKSGQEKATFIRAVADEIEALGEAVIEVAMRETHLPSVRLTGERGRTCNQLRNIADVVAEGSWVDATIDTAIPDRQPLPKPDIRNMLVPIGPVVVFGASNFPFAYSTAGVDPAAAWGAGCPVVLKAHPAHPETSEMVAGAVRKAIEKTGMPQGLFEHLQVAGFEVGKALVLHPKTAAVGFTGSYVGGKALFDLANQRPVPIPVFAEMGSTNPVFLLPDALEKEAAKYAKMYAGSITGGMGQFCTKPGLIIGVESEGLDTFSKTLANEIRQIAPVPMLHAGIAKAFRSKRSEVIGHEAVTIDAETEGAYQDLDGIPSVASVNGNDFLQNTALHQEVFGPFSLIIKCKDTAEMNDIIEHLEGQLTCTVIGTDADLANAADLIAAVSLLCGRVLLNGVPTGVEVCAAMQHGGPFPASTDGRFGSVGAHAIKRFVRPLAYQNFPQHLLPAELKDGNPLGIWRTVNGNLEK from the coding sequence ATGTACCAAGACGCCACAATTTCAGAGATTAACGAAGCGATGCAGCGCGCCTACGCGGCTTTTTTGGAATACCGCCACAAAAGCGGCCAAGAAAAAGCTACGTTTATTCGGGCCGTTGCCGACGAAATAGAAGCCCTCGGAGAGGCGGTCATTGAAGTAGCTATGCGCGAAACGCACCTGCCATCGGTTCGTCTTACGGGCGAGCGCGGGCGTACCTGTAACCAACTTCGGAACATTGCCGATGTGGTTGCGGAGGGTTCGTGGGTGGACGCCACCATCGACACGGCCATTCCTGACCGCCAGCCACTGCCCAAACCCGACATTCGCAATATGCTCGTTCCCATCGGGCCAGTTGTTGTATTTGGAGCAAGTAATTTTCCTTTTGCGTACTCAACAGCGGGTGTTGACCCCGCAGCGGCCTGGGGAGCAGGTTGCCCCGTAGTTCTAAAAGCCCACCCTGCTCACCCCGAAACTTCGGAGATGGTTGCAGGTGCAGTTCGTAAAGCAATTGAAAAAACGGGTATGCCACAGGGGCTTTTTGAGCACCTACAAGTAGCAGGTTTTGAAGTAGGCAAAGCGCTTGTATTGCACCCCAAAACGGCAGCAGTAGGTTTCACTGGCTCTTACGTGGGAGGAAAAGCGCTGTTCGACTTGGCGAACCAACGTCCTGTACCCATTCCTGTTTTTGCCGAAATGGGCAGCACCAACCCTGTTTTCCTTTTGCCCGATGCGCTTGAGAAAGAAGCGGCCAAGTACGCTAAAATGTACGCAGGTTCTATCACGGGAGGCATGGGACAGTTTTGTACCAAACCAGGTTTGATTATTGGGGTAGAAAGCGAAGGACTCGATACCTTTAGCAAAACCCTTGCCAACGAAATTCGCCAAATCGCTCCTGTACCTATGTTACACGCGGGAATCGCCAAGGCATTCCGCAGCAAACGCAGTGAAGTCATTGGCCACGAAGCCGTGACAATAGACGCTGAAACCGAAGGTGCTTACCAAGATTTAGACGGTATTCCATCGGTGGCTTCGGTAAATGGGAACGACTTTTTACAAAATACCGCCCTCCACCAAGAGGTCTTTGGCCCTTTTTCATTGATTATCAAGTGCAAAGACACGGCCGAAATGAACGATATTATCGAACATTTGGAAGGGCAGCTTACTTGCACCGTCATTGGAACTGACGCCGACCTTGCCAACGCCGCCGACTTGATTGCGGCCGTGAGCCTTTTGTGCGGCCGTGTTCTTCTTAATGGCGTTCCGACGGGTGTTGAAGTGTGCGCGGCAATGCAGCACGGTGGGCCATTCCCCGCCAGCACCGACGGCCGTTTTGGCTCCGTAGGCGCGCACGCCATCAAGCGTTTTGTGCGTCCATTGGCGTACCAGAATTTTCCACAACACCTTCTCCCCGCTGAGCTCAAAGATGGTAACCCGTTAGGAATCTGGCGAACGGTGAATGGAAATTTGGAAAAGTAA
- a CDS encoding NfeD family protein yields MEISSTQIWIIVGVVMLIAELLSVSFVFAFIGVGAFVTALLTWIGVLPMINAQLFCFSVVSVLSLFAFRKPLQALTKKSSDKSLEYSEYVGDKATVVIDIPADGEGKVFYRGTEWIALSKSHERIHKGKSVVIQELDGIRLIVAE; encoded by the coding sequence ATGGAAATCTCATCCACCCAAATCTGGATTATCGTCGGAGTAGTGATGCTCATAGCAGAACTACTTTCAGTATCTTTCGTATTTGCTTTTATTGGTGTGGGGGCATTCGTAACTGCTTTGTTAACGTGGATAGGCGTGTTGCCCATGATTAATGCGCAATTATTTTGTTTTTCGGTCGTGTCCGTTTTGTCACTGTTTGCGTTTAGAAAACCGCTTCAAGCACTCACCAAAAAATCGTCGGACAAGTCGCTTGAGTACTCTGAGTATGTAGGCGATAAAGCAACCGTAGTCATCGACATCCCCGCCGACGGCGAAGGGAAAGTTTTTTACCGAGGTACCGAATGGATTGCCCTATCAAAATCGCACGAACGCATTCACAAAGGCAAATCGGTTGTTATTCAAGAACTCGACGGAATTCGCCTCATTGTTGCAGAATAA
- a CDS encoding Gfo/Idh/MocA family protein: MQRREFIQKSILASAATAMSASSYAKIIGANDRVRVGVVGFSDRHRSSHVGPFKELSKQMNFEMTAISDIWNRRRDEGKAYLDKQLGGNVKAFRNNEEMYDAKVVDAVFMSTADFQHAIHTIEAVQAGCDVYAEKPLSETMEDNRAVLKAVKASGKIVQIGSQRRSGENYWAAADFIKSGKFGPIVMVELMWNVNQPGRWRRPELTKDLKESDVDWMRYQLNRPKTAFDPRKYLEYRLFWPYSSGIPGQWMSHQIDTVHWFSGLPHPRSAVANGGIYQWKDGRTNPDTLTVVFDYGPLDDPKTGFQVQFTSRFSNAAGETKELYYSNGGMINLDTNEISPTGGLREREAKAMGLQANLLPTMKLEGAKVETSANTGNDPLTFNHIKNWMECVRSRKQPNAPIEAGYQHSIATIMANAAYRTGQRVTFDAKSQEVLAGGKPFKY; this comes from the coding sequence ATGCAACGCAGAGAATTTATACAAAAGTCAATTCTAGCCAGTGCCGCAACGGCTATGTCGGCGAGTAGTTATGCCAAAATAATTGGGGCCAATGACCGTGTACGGGTCGGAGTCGTTGGTTTTTCAGACCGTCACCGTTCGTCGCACGTCGGGCCATTCAAGGAACTTTCCAAGCAAATGAACTTTGAAATGACGGCTATTTCCGACATTTGGAATCGCCGCCGTGATGAAGGGAAAGCCTATTTGGACAAACAATTAGGAGGCAACGTAAAGGCGTTTCGTAACAACGAAGAAATGTATGACGCCAAAGTGGTGGACGCCGTTTTTATGAGTACCGCCGATTTTCAACACGCCATTCATACCATTGAAGCTGTGCAGGCAGGTTGCGACGTGTATGCCGAAAAACCACTTTCGGAAACCATGGAAGACAACCGTGCAGTATTGAAAGCCGTAAAAGCATCGGGTAAAATTGTACAGATTGGTTCGCAGCGCCGTAGTGGAGAGAACTACTGGGCTGCGGCCGATTTTATCAAGTCAGGTAAGTTTGGCCCCATTGTGATGGTAGAATTGATGTGGAACGTTAATCAGCCTGGTCGTTGGCGCCGTCCTGAATTGACCAAAGATTTGAAAGAGTCGGATGTCGATTGGATGCGTTATCAGCTCAATCGCCCTAAAACGGCTTTTGACCCACGTAAATACTTGGAGTACCGTTTGTTTTGGCCGTATTCATCGGGGATTCCAGGCCAATGGATGAGTCACCAAATTGATACTGTACACTGGTTCAGCGGCTTGCCACATCCACGTTCGGCCGTAGCCAACGGCGGGATTTACCAGTGGAAAGACGGTCGTACCAACCCAGATACGTTGACGGTGGTGTTTGATTATGGCCCATTGGATGATCCAAAAACAGGTTTTCAAGTACAATTCACGAGCCGTTTCTCGAACGCTGCGGGTGAAACCAAGGAGTTGTACTACTCAAACGGTGGGATGATTAACCTCGACACCAACGAAATCAGTCCAACGGGTGGTTTGCGTGAGCGTGAAGCGAAAGCGATGGGATTGCAAGCCAACTTGTTGCCAACGATGAAGTTAGAAGGTGCGAAAGTAGAAACCAGTGCCAATACAGGTAACGACCCACTTACGTTCAACCACATCAAAAACTGGATGGAATGTGTGCGTAGCCGTAAGCAGCCAAATGCCCCAATTGAAGCAGGGTACCAGCACTCAATCGCGACCATTATGGCCAATGCAGCCTACCGCACAGGTCAGCGTGTCACGTTTGATGCAAAATCACAAGAAGTATTGGCGGGAGGTAAGCCGTTTAAATACTAA
- a CDS encoding cytochrome c peroxidase, whose product MNTRITLVVSAFGFLLLSFCGNRQEELFTKPSHFPEPAYKFQENPLTPAGVALGKTLFYDALLSKDNTVSCGSCHQQSAGFTQHGHSLSHGINDLLTKRNSMPLFNLAWSTDFGWDGGVHHLDLFAISPLQNPAEMDESLPNVLEKLRYSKTYPALFEKAFGTDEINTERFLKALSQFMLTMVSANSRYDKWMRNEGSALTETEQEGLALVEQKCAPCHSGVLFSDFKFRNNGLPTAVNTDEGRYDITLHDEDRFKFKVPSLRNLAFTAPYMHDGRLATLEQVLEHYTSGIEKNATVDPVLIKNGQKGIALTSEEKQKIIAFLQTLNDESFVKDPRFSESDAAPAPELAEFANTDWEKVDLQTDNPVIKTTLAKALNYYWGIKQGLLMDNGKESSRSAKLLLNLLENIDLSSAAPIQKAFYLKVYQDLGFDTEHVAETESVAHQRDHFGDLSKNLFRLIKSFKTNDKPLYYYSCPKAANGIGGFWFSETQDEKGNPFFGKNDKKCGQIVMTTLE is encoded by the coding sequence ATGAACACCCGAATTACCCTTGTTGTCTCCGCTTTTGGCTTTTTGCTGTTGTCTTTTTGCGGCAACCGCCAAGAGGAACTTTTTACCAAACCAAGCCACTTTCCCGAACCTGCTTACAAGTTTCAAGAAAACCCGTTGACGCCTGCGGGAGTTGCGTTGGGAAAAACGCTTTTTTACGACGCATTGCTCTCCAAAGACAATACCGTCAGTTGCGGGAGTTGCCATCAGCAATCGGCAGGTTTTACCCAACACGGGCATTCATTGAGCCACGGTATCAACGATTTACTGACCAAACGTAATTCGATGCCGTTGTTCAATTTGGCGTGGTCAACCGACTTTGGCTGGGACGGCGGCGTACATCATTTGGATTTATTCGCCATTTCTCCCTTGCAAAACCCCGCCGAAATGGACGAGTCGTTGCCCAATGTGTTGGAAAAACTCAGGTATTCAAAAACCTACCCCGCCCTGTTTGAAAAAGCCTTTGGTACCGACGAAATCAACACCGAACGTTTCCTCAAAGCCTTATCTCAATTTATGTTGACGATGGTATCAGCCAATTCACGCTACGATAAATGGATGCGGAACGAAGGCAGTGCACTAACCGAAACTGAGCAAGAAGGGCTTGCGCTGGTAGAACAAAAGTGTGCCCCTTGTCATTCGGGGGTGCTATTTTCGGACTTTAAGTTTAGGAACAATGGTCTTCCTACGGCCGTCAATACTGATGAAGGTCGCTACGACATTACGTTGCACGATGAAGACCGTTTTAAGTTTAAAGTACCGAGTTTGCGGAATTTAGCTTTTACGGCACCCTACATGCACGACGGTCGGCTGGCTACTCTCGAACAAGTGCTTGAGCATTATACGTCGGGCATCGAAAAGAATGCTACCGTGGACCCTGTTTTGATAAAAAATGGGCAAAAAGGAATTGCGTTGACGTCGGAAGAAAAACAAAAAATCATTGCTTTTCTCCAAACCCTCAACGACGAATCGTTCGTAAAAGACCCCCGATTTTCCGAGTCAGATGCAGCGCCCGCCCCCGAACTCGCCGAATTTGCCAATACCGATTGGGAAAAAGTTGACTTACAGACTGACAATCCTGTCATCAAAACTACCCTTGCTAAAGCCCTCAACTACTACTGGGGAATCAAACAAGGACTTTTGATGGATAATGGTAAAGAATCGTCGCGCTCGGCCAAGTTGTTACTTAATTTGCTCGAAAACATCGACCTTTCCAGCGCGGCACCGATTCAAAAAGCATTTTACTTAAAAGTATATCAAGACCTTGGGTTTGACACCGAACACGTGGCCGAAACTGAGTCTGTAGCGCACCAGCGCGACCACTTTGGTGACCTCAGCAAAAACCTATTTCGACTTATCAAGTCCTTCAAAACCAACGACAAACCATTGTATTATTATTCATGTCCCAAAGCTGCCAACGGTATCGGCGGATTCTGGTTTTCAGAAACCCAAGATGAAAAAGGGAATCCTTTCTTTGGAAAAAATGATAAAAAATGCGGACAAATTGTGATGACAACGTTGGAGTAA
- a CDS encoding L-rhamnose mutarotase has translation MPRYCLALDLKDDPALIAEYEKYHEKIRPAIHESIVSSGITDMEIYRVGNRLFMIMETTDDFSFEAKGAADAANPAVQEWETLMWNYQQALPMAKEGEKWVLMKHIFKL, from the coding sequence ATGCCACGTTATTGCCTTGCCCTTGATTTAAAGGATGACCCCGCACTAATCGCTGAATACGAAAAGTACCACGAAAAAATTCGCCCAGCCATTCACGAGAGCATTGTTTCCTCGGGGATTACGGACATGGAGATTTATCGGGTCGGGAATCGTCTTTTTATGATAATGGAAACCACCGATGACTTTTCATTTGAAGCAAAAGGTGCTGCCGACGCGGCAAATCCAGCAGTGCAAGAGTGGGAAACATTGATGTGGAACTATCAGCAAGCGTTGCCCATGGCCAAAGAAGGCGAAAAATGGGTGCTGATGAAACATATATTTAAGTTGTAA
- a CDS encoding Kazal-type serine protease inhibitor domain-containing protein, producing the protein MRLLLIFTFLLAMTGCEKELPPECVEKPVDSFNCYLSYAPVCGCNGKTYSNACFAEAYGILNYTTGACKK; encoded by the coding sequence ATGCGGTTACTATTGATTTTCACTTTTTTATTGGCAATGACAGGTTGTGAAAAAGAGCTACCTCCAGAATGTGTGGAGAAGCCCGTTGACTCCTTTAATTGCTATCTCAGCTATGCGCCCGTTTGTGGTTGCAATGGTAAAACATACAGCAACGCTTGCTTTGCCGAAGCGTATGGCATTCTCAATTATACCACGGGCGCCTGCAAAAAATAA
- the pckA gene encoding phosphoenolpyruvate carboxykinase (ATP): protein MSTSFNLLQYGIKNKETIRNASPAQLYQMAILYEKVAAISDKGALMLDSGEKTGRSPKDKRIIERPESVNDIWWGSVNIKMDEHTFDINLQRAIDYLNTRTRMYVVDGFAGWDPTYRIKVRVICTRPYHALFMNNMLIRPTQEELATFGEPDYVIYNAGEFPANPYTTHMNSRTSIDLCFERKQFVILGTEYAGEMKKGVFTIMNYIMPKIGVLSMHCSANEGADGDVSLFFGLSGTGKTTLSADPHRQLIGDDEHCWSADGVFNIEGGCYAKAVNLSAEKEPEIFQAIKFGTVLENVVYDPTTHEVDYDDTSITENTRASYPIEFIPNAKIPCVGGHPKNIIFLTCDAYGVLPPVSKLTPAQAMYHFISGYTAKVAGTEMGVTEPTATFSACFGAAFMVWHPSKYAELLAQKIQEHNTHVWLVNTGWTGGAYGVGSRIKLRYTRAILDAIHNGELANAPTVVDAIFGLEIPTSCAVVPSELLIPQNTWASQEDYVATAKKLASLFNKNFETYKDGCSEEIIKAGPLENVEGRMQSVE, encoded by the coding sequence ATGAGCACTTCATTCAACCTTCTCCAGTACGGTATTAAAAACAAAGAGACGATTCGCAATGCGTCGCCCGCTCAGTTGTACCAAATGGCCATTTTGTACGAAAAAGTAGCGGCCATTTCTGACAAAGGCGCTTTGATGCTTGATTCGGGCGAAAAAACGGGCCGTAGTCCCAAAGACAAACGCATCATTGAACGCCCCGAAAGTGTCAATGATATTTGGTGGGGGAGTGTAAACATCAAAATGGATGAGCATACGTTCGACATCAACCTTCAGCGCGCCATTGATTATCTCAACACCCGTACGCGGATGTATGTAGTGGACGGATTTGCGGGTTGGGATCCTACGTACCGCATTAAAGTACGGGTGATTTGTACGCGCCCGTATCATGCCTTGTTTATGAACAACATGCTGATTCGGCCAACGCAAGAGGAACTAGCGACCTTTGGCGAACCTGATTACGTGATTTACAACGCGGGCGAGTTTCCAGCCAATCCATACACTACCCACATGAATTCGCGAACGAGCATCGATTTGTGTTTTGAACGCAAGCAGTTTGTGATTTTGGGAACAGAATATGCGGGGGAGATGAAGAAGGGGGTGTTTACGATTATGAACTATATCATGCCCAAAATCGGCGTGTTATCCATGCACTGCTCGGCCAACGAAGGCGCTGACGGCGATGTTTCTTTGTTTTTTGGCCTGAGTGGAACGGGAAAAACAACCCTTTCTGCCGACCCTCATCGCCAATTGATTGGCGACGACGAGCATTGTTGGTCGGCTGATGGGGTGTTTAATATCGAAGGAGGGTGCTATGCCAAAGCCGTCAATTTAAGTGCTGAAAAAGAACCCGAAATTTTCCAAGCCATTAAGTTTGGTACGGTACTAGAAAACGTCGTCTATGACCCGACAACGCACGAAGTTGATTACGACGACACCTCCATTACCGAAAACACCCGCGCTTCGTACCCCATTGAGTTTATTCCAAATGCCAAAATACCGTGCGTGGGTGGTCATCCCAAAAATATTATTTTCTTGACCTGCGATGCCTACGGAGTGCTTCCTCCCGTTTCTAAACTGACACCTGCGCAGGCCATGTACCATTTTATTAGTGGCTACACGGCCAAAGTAGCGGGTACTGAAATGGGGGTCACTGAGCCAACAGCAACGTTTTCTGCTTGTTTTGGGGCGGCATTTATGGTGTGGCACCCGAGCAAATACGCGGAATTATTGGCCCAGAAAATCCAAGAACATAATACCCATGTTTGGTTGGTGAATACAGGCTGGACGGGTGGAGCCTATGGCGTGGGTTCACGGATAAAATTGCGCTACACCCGTGCCATTTTGGACGCGATTCACAACGGCGAATTGGCCAATGCACCTACGGTGGTCGATGCTATATTTGGGCTTGAAATTCCAACCTCGTGCGCTGTTGTTCCGAGTGAATTATTGATTCCACAAAATACCTGGGCAAGCCAAGAAGACTACGTCGCGACGGCGAAAAAATTAGCATCGCTTTTTAACAAAAACTTTGAAACCTATAAAGACGGTTGCTCAGAAGAAATCATCAAGGCTGGGCCATTGGAGAATGTCGAGGGGAGAATGCAGAGTGTCGAATAG
- a CDS encoding nuclease A inhibitor family protein, which yields MENIQKENLENIPPVVSDVETQWQTEVTNLLPNLLYPSESDEPLEWIDIAQIQPFPLTINNLLVYLSIPLDTFVEEITAESFWTPVTTIEEWYEEEERQTVAQFLQLKSLLETHLKNFQAFRVGQTEIDLYLLGQTANDQWAGLKTKVIET from the coding sequence ATGGAAAACATCCAAAAAGAGAATCTTGAGAATATCCCTCCTGTTGTTTCCGATGTTGAGACGCAATGGCAGACAGAAGTCACTAATTTATTGCCTAATTTGTTGTATCCTAGCGAATCGGATGAACCTTTGGAATGGATTGATATTGCACAGATACAACCATTCCCGTTGACAATCAACAACTTATTGGTATATCTTTCCATCCCATTAGATACCTTTGTGGAGGAAATAACAGCCGAAAGTTTTTGGACTCCCGTCACCACAATAGAAGAATGGTATGAAGAAGAAGAGCGCCAAACGGTAGCACAATTTTTACAACTTAAAAGCCTTTTGGAAACCCATTTAAAAAATTTCCAAGCTTTTAGAGTAGGACAAACTGAAATTGACCTGTATTTACTAGGACAGACTGCCAACGACCAATGGGCAGGTTTAAAAACCAAAGTAATCGAAACATAA
- a CDS encoding SPFH domain-containing protein produces MIAFGIIAVLAFLLVWMTIKVVPQQTAFVVERLGKFYGVLQPGINWVVPFFDRIAYKHSLKEKAIDIPEQICITRDNVQVRVDGVLFLQVVDPQRASYGINDYVFAVTQLAQTTMRSEMGKIDLDKTFEERTTVNHAVVQAIDEAAIGWGVKMLRYEIKNITPPQSVLHAMEKQMQAERERRALILQSDGEKMAAINQAEGQKQKVVLESEALKLRQINESEGQAAAIKAVADATADSIRVIAASLQEKGGMDAVQLKVAEQMVQQFGHLAKSTNTMILPANFGDMSSMIATAMSIVKQQEKK; encoded by the coding sequence ATGATTGCGTTTGGAATAATCGCTGTACTCGCTTTTTTACTCGTCTGGATGACCATCAAGGTGGTTCCACAGCAAACCGCTTTTGTGGTCGAGCGCTTGGGCAAGTTTTACGGAGTGCTTCAGCCTGGTATCAACTGGGTCGTACCCTTTTTTGACCGCATCGCCTATAAACATAGCCTAAAAGAAAAAGCGATTGATATACCAGAACAAATTTGTATCACCCGCGATAACGTGCAGGTGCGCGTGGACGGCGTTTTGTTTTTACAGGTGGTCGATCCTCAGCGTGCTTCCTACGGAATCAACGATTACGTATTTGCCGTGACCCAGTTGGCCCAAACCACCATGCGTTCGGAGATGGGAAAAATCGACCTTGACAAAACCTTTGAAGAGCGTACGACCGTTAACCATGCCGTAGTGCAAGCCATCGACGAAGCAGCGATTGGCTGGGGTGTAAAAATGCTCCGTTACGAAATTAAAAATATTACCCCTCCTCAAAGCGTTCTTCACGCAATGGAGAAACAAATGCAAGCCGAACGCGAACGCCGTGCGTTGATTTTGCAATCGGATGGGGAGAAAATGGCCGCTATCAATCAGGCCGAAGGTCAAAAACAAAAAGTTGTTTTAGAATCTGAAGCATTAAAATTACGCCAAATCAACGAATCGGAAGGACAAGCGGCCGCGATTAAAGCGGTAGCCGATGCAACTGCCGACAGTATTCGGGTGATTGCAGCGTCCCTTCAAGAAAAAGGCGGTATGGATGCCGTTCAATTGAAAGTAGCCGAACAAATGGTACAACAGTTTGGACACTTAGCTAAAAGTACCAATACGATGATTCTCCCTGCCAACTTTGGAGACATGTCTTCGATGATTGCCACAGCGATGAGCATCGTTAAGCAACAGGAAAAGAAATAA
- a CDS encoding VCBS repeat-containing protein, translating into MRKIIAFGALMLLINACNFNSKSEEERLAQSYCGGCHEMPSPSLLDKKTWEKGVLPQMALRLGVEPAPTMSVYGELSTDEIIAFTQANIYPETPILSKEEWEKIVKYYVTNAPDKLPDSSKNYPISSDLALFAPKTDVPDVEKLPMVSMLKFDDKTQKLYVGTRTGKIHILDAQFKRTDSINVGSAPSDVHFNTDGSLNALAMGIMDPNDKMTGTMVQYKKAADGKKWDSKTVISNLRRPVSQYVTDVDGDGHKDMMVCEFGFHLGQFSWYKQLPNHTYQAFQLDALAGARVVHPYDFNRDGKLDYFVLLAQGDEQMAVYYNRGGGRFEKQILHRFPPVYGSSYAELADFNGDGNIDILYANGDNADYSMILKPYHGIRIFLNDGHLHFKEAYFFGLNGAAKAIAEDFDKDGDVDIAAISYFPAKPQEGFVFLENQGNLKFKAKTFAQPRQDKWMLMEKADYDRDGDTDLLLGYLERPPYHNPVNQSLRGLWVLENKKQK; encoded by the coding sequence ATGAGAAAAATTATTGCATTTGGGGCACTAATGCTGTTAATAAACGCCTGTAATTTCAATTCAAAGTCAGAAGAGGAACGGCTTGCGCAGAGTTACTGTGGTGGTTGTCACGAGATGCCTTCTCCTAGTTTGTTGGACAAAAAAACGTGGGAAAAGGGTGTTTTACCCCAAATGGCGCTTCGGTTGGGGGTAGAACCTGCCCCAACAATGAGCGTGTATGGAGAGTTGTCAACCGACGAAATTATTGCATTTACGCAAGCGAATATTTACCCAGAAACCCCCATTCTTTCCAAAGAAGAGTGGGAGAAAATTGTGAAATATTACGTTACCAACGCTCCCGATAAACTTCCCGATTCGTCGAAAAATTACCCCATTTCAAGTGATTTGGCCTTGTTTGCTCCCAAAACGGATGTTCCAGACGTAGAAAAACTTCCGATGGTGTCGATGCTAAAATTTGATGACAAAACCCAGAAGTTATACGTCGGTACGCGTACGGGAAAGATTCATATTTTGGATGCGCAATTTAAGCGAACTGACTCCATAAACGTGGGTTCGGCGCCATCAGATGTGCACTTCAATACCGATGGAAGCCTCAATGCGCTGGCGATGGGCATCATGGATCCCAACGACAAAATGACGGGAACAATGGTTCAGTACAAAAAAGCGGCTGATGGAAAAAAATGGGATTCAAAAACCGTGATTTCTAACCTTCGTCGGCCAGTGAGTCAGTACGTTACGGACGTGGATGGCGATGGCCACAAAGATATGATGGTGTGCGAGTTTGGGTTTCATTTGGGACAATTTTCGTGGTACAAACAACTGCCTAATCATACCTATCAAGCGTTTCAATTGGACGCGTTGGCAGGGGCGCGGGTGGTTCATCCTTACGATTTTAACCGCGACGGTAAGCTCGATTATTTTGTGTTGTTGGCGCAAGGTGATGAACAAATGGCGGTCTATTACAACCGTGGTGGTGGACGTTTTGAAAAACAAATACTGCATCGTTTTCCGCCCGTATATGGCTCTAGCTACGCCGAATTGGCCGATTTTAACGGTGATGGAAACATTGATATTCTTTATGCCAACGGCGACAATGCCGATTATTCCATGATTTTGAAACCCTACCACGGGATTCGTATTTTCTTAAACGACGGGCATTTACACTTCAAAGAAGCGTACTTTTTTGGCTTAAACGGTGCCGCAAAGGCTATTGCTGAAGATTTCGACAAAGACGGGGATGTGGACATTGCCGCGATTTCGTATTTCCCCGCCAAACCCCAAGAAGGATTTGTGTTTTTGGAAAACCAAGGTAACCTGAAATTTAAAGCCAAAACCTTTGCCCAGCCCCGCCAAGACAAGTGGATGCTGATGGAAAAAGCCGATTACGACCGCGATGGCGACACCGACCTCTTGCTCGGCTACCTCGAACGCCCGCCTTATCATAACCCTGTCAATCAGTCGTTAAGGGGACTTTGGGTGTTGGAGAATAAAAAACAAAAATGA